In one window of Calypte anna isolate BGI_N300 chromosome 1, bCalAnn1_v1.p, whole genome shotgun sequence DNA:
- the STRAP gene encoding serine-threonine kinase receptor-associated protein — translation MAMRQTPLTCSGHTRPVVDLAFSGVTPYGYFLISACKDGKPMLRQGDTGDWIGTFLGHKGAVWGATLNTDATKAATAAADFTAKVWDAVSGDELITLAHKHIVKSVDFTQDSNYLLTGGQDKLLRIYDLSKPEAEPDVVSGHTSGIKKALWSSDDKQILSADDKTVRLWDRSTMTEVKALNVAMSVSSMEYVPEGQILVITYGKTIAFHSAETLEQIKSFEAPATINSASLHPAKECLVAGGEDFKLYKYDYNTGEELESYKGHFGPIHCVRFSPDGELYASGSEDGTLRLWQTTVGKTYGLWKCVVPEEENAEAAKARTTLPGTAEEEIEELASENSDTVYSSTPEVKA, via the exons ATGGCCATGAGGCAGACCCCCCTGACGTGCTCCGGGCACACGCGGCCCGTGGTGGACCTGGCCTTCAGCGGCGTCACCCCCTACGGGTACTTCCTCATCAGCGCCTGCAAGG ATGGTAAGCCTATGCTGCGTCAGGGTGACACAGGAGACTGGATTGGCACGTTTCTAGGTCATAAAGGTGCTGTTTGGGGTGCCACTTTGAACACGGATGCCACTAAAGcagctacagcagcagcagattttaCAGC CAAAGTGTGGGATGCTGTGTCAGGCGATGAACTAATCACATTGGCTCACAAACACATTGTCAAAAGTGTGGATTTTACACAG GATAGCAATTATCTGTTAACAGGTGGACAAGATAAACTGTTGCGTATCTACGACTTGAGCAAGCCAGAAGCAG AACCTGATGTTGTCAGTGGACATACTTCTGGCATTAAAAAGGCTTTATGGAGCAGTGATGACAAACAGATTCTCTCAGCTGATGATAAAACTGTCCG CCTCTGGGACAGAAGTACGATGACGGAAGTGAAGGCACTAAATGTTGCAATGTCAGTGAGCAGCATGGAGTATGTTCCAGAAGGACAAATACTTGTGATAACCTATGGGAAGACTATTGCTTTCCACAGTGCAGAAAC tcTAGAGCAGATTAAATCATTTGAAGCACCTGCTACAATCAATTCTGCATCACTTCACCCTGCAAAGGAGTGTTTGGTTGCAGGTGGTGAAGATTTTAAACTCTATAAATATGACTATAATACAGGAGAAGAATTAG AATCTTACAAAGGACACTTTGGTCCAATTCACTGTGTGAGATTTAGCCCTGATGGAGAGCTTTATGCAAGTGGTTCTGAGGATGGTACACTAAGGCTGTGGCAGACAACAGTAGGGAAAACCTATGGTCTTTGGAAGTGTGTAGTTCCTG aagaggagaatgcagaagcagcaaaagcaagGACAACCCTTCCAGGAACTGCAGAGGAGGAAATAG AAGAACTTGCGTCTGAAAACTCGGATACAGTGTACAGCTCAACTCCTGAAGTTAAGGCCTGA